From Acipenser ruthenus chromosome 23, fAciRut3.2 maternal haplotype, whole genome shotgun sequence, the proteins below share one genomic window:
- the LOC117412839 gene encoding proline-rich nuclear receptor coactivator 2-like: MGGGERYNIPVSHPEHGTRKKNHHAGRQQNKNQNIAAMRLAHAKKGEKGQSWYPLIPDARQAVQVERKNTVRFATYNQNWDTAVSRFNALFKAQCNQNYAGAKFSEPPSPSVLPKPPSHWVSITVAPCDHREMMTFQLKTLLKVQA, encoded by the coding sequence ATGGGAGGTGGTGAGAGATACAACATTCCAGTTTCCCACCCGGAACATGGCACTCGGAAGAAAAACCATCATGCTGGCAGACAGCAGAATAAGAATCAGAACATTGCTGCAATGAGATTAGCTCATGCCAAGAAGGGAGAAAAGGGCCAAAGCTGGTACCCTCTGATTCCTGACGCACGGCAGGCCGTGCAGGTGGAAAGGAAGAACACTGTTCGATTTGCCACGTACAACCAGAACTGGGATACAGCTGTATCCCGCTTTAATGCGCTCTTTAAAGCGCAGTGTAACCAAAATTATGCTGGAGCCAAGTTCAGTGAGCCACCGTCACCAAGTGTTCTTCCTAAGCCACCAAGCCATTGGGTATCCATTACAGTGGCGCCTTGTGATCATAGAGAGATGATGACCTTCCAGCTGAAGACCCTACTTAAAGTTCAGGCCTGA